In the genome of Phlebotomus papatasi isolate M1 chromosome 2, Ppap_2.1, whole genome shotgun sequence, one region contains:
- the LOC129801606 gene encoding von Hippel-Lindau-like protein, whose translation MSDLPELRSKESTHRAFVLFHNTTRRQVELFWMDYQGKPVSYGILQADEKRKIDTFCTHPWSFVDPITQEKLMVDGKLIYYPTVWYEGAIDLVKMTIRRKVARIHHGVRTLKEIALEMVAMQLPDVYQAQDLELPQDLVQEVQRVHKELFQRIKPVAASQ comes from the coding sequence ATGTCTGATTTGCCAGAGTTGCGCTCCAAGGAATCCACTCATCGTGCATTTGTGCTCTTCCACAACACTACTCGGCGTCAAGTGGAGCTCTTTTGGATGGATTACCAGGGAAAGCCAGTGTCTTACGGAATCTTGCAGGCTGATGAAAAGCGAAAGATCGACACCTTTTGCACACATCCCTGGAGCTTCGTGGATCCCATCACGCAGGAAAAGCTCATGGTGGATGGCAAATTGATCTACTACCCCACAGTGTGGTATGAAGGTGCCATAGATCTGGTGAAGATGACAATCAGACGCAAGGTGGCCAGAATTCACCATGGTGTTCGCACTCTCAAAGAAATTGCATTGGAAATGGTTGCTATGCAGCTACCCGACGTCTACCAAGCCCAGGATCTGGAACTACCCCAGGATCTCGTTCAGGAAGttcaacgtgtccacaaggaaCTCTTCCAGCGCATCAAGCCAGTCGCTGCTAGCCAGTGA
- the LOC129801608 gene encoding trafficking protein particle complex subunit 2-like protein, translating into MTSNITSVCIAIIGKDNSPLYIATSDLDRELELHYSVHASLDIIEEKCLPASGKQTVDSRDLYLGMLYSTETDKIYGYVTNTKTKFIIVIDSSNSSLRENEVRSMFRNLHILYTDAVCNPFYTPEEPLISKAFDKNVRNIMAGNV; encoded by the exons ATGACCTCAAATATCACGAGTGTTTGCATCGCTATCATTGGCAAAGAT AACTCTCCCCTGTATATTGCCACAAGTGATCTTGACCGTGAACTTGAGCTGCATTACAGTGTTCATGCATCATTGGACATCATTGAAGAGAAATGTTTGCCAGCGTCCGGAAAGCAAACTGTTGACTCCCGGGATTTATATCTTGGGATGCTTTATTCCACAGAAACAGACAAAAT TTACGGTTACGTGACTAACACCAAAACAAAGTTTATCATAGTCATTGATTCCAGTAATTCATCTCTGAGGGAAAATGAAGTGAGATCG ATGTTCAGGAATCTCCATATCCTCTATACAGACGCAGTTTGCAATCCCTTCTATACTCCAGAGGAACCATTGATTTCCAAAGCCTTCGACAAGAACGTCCGGAATATCATGGCGGGGAATGTGTGA